In one Synergistaceae bacterium genomic region, the following are encoded:
- a CDS encoding type 1 glutamine amidotransferase: MTCLLFVDNSETIPHYSPLEHWKPCFPEAFRRVYAPSGELARLDLKDYSHIILSGSESCTLDEKNWMLEEEKLIFSAMAAKIPLLGSCFGHQLIAKAMFGRESVRIREKAELGWKQIRVLATDPLWGDKRETQSAFLFHYDEVVFVPPGKGMILAESDECAIQSFKLRDAPVWGFQAHFEIGVTEGLWILRKSGNSVSEAQKAPPLDTGFIVPLMERFLAL, encoded by the coding sequence ATGACATGTTTGTTATTTGTGGACAATTCCGAAACGATTCCTCATTACTCCCCACTCGAACATTGGAAGCCGTGCTTCCCGGAGGCTTTCCGCCGCGTGTACGCGCCCAGCGGGGAACTTGCCAGGCTCGACCTGAAGGACTATTCCCACATTATCCTGTCGGGGTCGGAGAGCTGTACACTCGACGAAAAGAACTGGATGCTGGAGGAAGAAAAGCTCATCTTCTCCGCGATGGCCGCGAAAATCCCGCTTCTTGGCAGTTGCTTCGGGCACCAGTTGATCGCCAAAGCGATGTTTGGACGGGAATCCGTTCGCATAAGAGAAAAGGCGGAACTGGGTTGGAAGCAAATTCGCGTTCTCGCCACCGATCCCCTATGGGGCGACAAACGTGAAACTCAGTCGGCTTTTCTCTTTCACTACGACGAAGTCGTCTTTGTTCCACCGGGTAAGGGAATGATTCTCGCGGAGTCCGACGAGTGCGCCATACAGTCTTTCAAGTTGCGTGACGCTCCGGTTTGGGGATTTCAGGCCCACTTTGAAATCGGCGTGACAGAGGGACTCTGGATTCTGCGAAAATCTGGAAACTCAGTGAGCGAAGCGCAAAAAGCCCCGCCTTTGGACACGGGATTCATTGTCCCTCTTATGGAGCGTTTTCTGGCCTTATAA
- a CDS encoding YgiQ family radical SAM protein, whose product MKPKEQILKPKRPREFKPEVPFGNFLPVCRSDMDTRGWKELDFLFITGDAYVDHPSFAMALIGRLLEHRGYRVGILAQPEWRTSEAQEDFTRMGRPRLGVLVSAGNLDSMLNKLTANKKTRGTDAYSPGGRIGLRPDRATIVYCQKIREIWGSIPLIIGGIEASLRRFAHYDYWSGSLRHSILLDSQADLLVFGMGERQILEIARLLDEGTPVNAICQARGTCYVTNDLENLKNLDPFVELPSWEEVTRCKKNFAEAFRLASLEQDPIRGKTLIQRYGEEGKRRVFLVQLPPASPLTEGEMDEIYDLPYVREWHPMYRTEGIPALAEVKFSVTSHRGCFGSCAFCAIHAHQGRIVQARSHESILQEVKTLTRAKDFKGYIHDIGGPTANFRHPSCSEQAARGTCKNRECLFPEPCRRLDTSHTDYLELLREARGIKGVKKVFVRSGLRYDYLMADGKGGREFLTELCLYHVSGQLKVAPEHASPTALRAMRKGDITRYREFMQLFREINERLGKKQYLLPYFMTSHPGTGLLQAVELALFAAELEFCPEQVQDFIPTPGSLATCIYYTELDPFTGESIIVPRDSQERKTQRALLQHRMPQNHALTREALLKAGRKDLIGFGKGKLVPPKEVYVLQSPT is encoded by the coding sequence TTGAAGCCCAAAGAACAAATCCTGAAGCCCAAACGGCCGCGTGAATTTAAACCGGAGGTTCCTTTTGGAAACTTTTTGCCTGTGTGCCGGTCGGATATGGACACGCGGGGCTGGAAAGAGCTTGACTTCCTGTTTATCACTGGTGACGCCTATGTGGATCACCCCAGCTTCGCGATGGCGCTTATTGGTCGTTTGTTGGAACACCGCGGGTATCGAGTGGGAATCCTCGCACAGCCCGAGTGGCGGACCTCAGAGGCTCAGGAGGATTTCACTCGCATGGGACGCCCCCGTTTGGGGGTATTGGTGAGCGCTGGCAACCTGGACTCCATGCTGAATAAGCTGACGGCCAATAAGAAAACCAGAGGCACAGACGCCTATTCCCCTGGCGGGCGGATCGGCTTACGTCCCGACCGCGCCACCATCGTCTATTGTCAGAAGATCCGGGAGATCTGGGGCTCTATCCCCTTGATCATCGGAGGCATTGAGGCCAGCCTTCGACGATTCGCGCACTACGACTACTGGTCGGGTTCCCTGAGACACTCAATTTTGCTGGACAGCCAAGCTGACCTTCTGGTCTTCGGCATGGGCGAGAGGCAGATCCTTGAGATCGCGCGGCTTCTAGATGAAGGAACCCCTGTGAACGCTATATGTCAGGCGCGAGGAACATGTTATGTGACGAACGATCTGGAGAATCTGAAAAACCTGGATCCCTTCGTGGAACTTCCCTCCTGGGAGGAAGTAACACGCTGCAAAAAAAATTTCGCCGAAGCCTTTCGCCTGGCGTCGCTAGAGCAAGACCCTATACGGGGCAAAACGTTGATCCAGAGGTACGGGGAAGAGGGGAAGAGGCGAGTGTTTTTGGTGCAGTTGCCGCCCGCCTCTCCTTTGACAGAGGGAGAGATGGACGAGATCTACGATCTTCCCTACGTCCGCGAATGGCATCCCATGTATAGAACCGAGGGCATTCCTGCCTTGGCCGAGGTGAAGTTCAGCGTCACCAGCCACCGCGGATGCTTCGGTAGTTGTGCCTTTTGCGCCATCCATGCCCACCAGGGAAGGATCGTCCAGGCGCGAAGCCACGAGTCAATCCTGCAGGAGGTCAAGACCTTGACGCGAGCGAAGGACTTTAAAGGCTACATTCACGACATTGGAGGCCCCACGGCGAACTTCCGTCATCCGTCTTGCTCGGAACAGGCTGCGCGAGGCACCTGCAAAAACCGAGAATGTTTGTTTCCCGAACCCTGTAGGCGTCTGGATACGTCCCACACCGACTACCTGGAGCTGTTACGCGAGGCGCGCGGCATCAAGGGAGTGAAGAAAGTGTTCGTGCGTTCGGGCTTGCGCTACGATTATCTGATGGCGGACGGCAAAGGGGGACGGGAATTTCTAACCGAGCTGTGCCTTTATCACGTCAGCGGTCAGCTCAAAGTTGCTCCAGAACACGCGTCCCCCACGGCGCTGCGCGCAATGCGCAAGGGAGATATAACTCGTTACCGCGAATTTATGCAACTCTTCCGGGAGATCAACGAACGTTTGGGGAAAAAACAGTACCTCCTGCCTTATTTCATGACTAGCCATCCCGGCACGGGGCTTCTCCAGGCGGTGGAACTCGCCCTGTTTGCCGCGGAACTAGAGTTCTGCCCTGAGCAAGTCCAGGACTTCATCCCGACCCCCGGCAGCCTTGCGACCTGCATATACTACACGGAACTCGATCCCTTCACAGGGGAGTCCATCATCGTGCCTCGTGATTCGCAAGAGCGCAAAACGCAACGGGCGCTTCTTCAACACCGAATGCCGCAAAACCACGCCTTAACAAGAGAGGCACTTCTGAAAGCCGGTCGCAAAGACCTTATCGGTTTCGGAAAGGGGAAACTTGTTCCACCAAAAGAGGTTTATGTACTTCAATCCCCGACTTGA
- a CDS encoding methyl-accepting chemotaxis protein: protein MWRNLKIGGKLLLGFGLVLIAFLIAILIAWKDINDVRSDSNFLATAVVPAMVKTTSLERDLYAFSLQVMRMRFEGSEQSVADVKTGQAKIQKLLDEIFGFSAAHPNIEAMRLVTEKVLPLADNYLKMLKKAISASAKKNALYSIMQNSGESMYALINDALNALYTETREELQARNADKAASLLDLSHACAQTMDKIQNLRRDIQVATATADIQSINTSIDTIKSITKNIQTLQLAARSPNRQKMLDQLSASAQNYQDSLQVYITAYTELMELNRARAPLMDTMYSEMMQTTGAARKLVQDISSASANSLSACLMVLLSSACVAVIIGMLAAILISRSISKPLDTIVRLARRAGDGDLTIEKQDFQYKGKDELGGLVDAIINMIATQETSMHQVVAVADSLSHSAKNLSTISQETNASMEEVKASIDQVSSLGENNGAALEECNAGVGEMSAGANTVAQSATDSAAFIAQTTDASNKAIQTVDNVIVSMRHVDDNSKEREKKTRQLVESVENVSSFVSVITRIADQTNLLALNAAIEAARVGEMGRGFAVVAEEVRKLAEESARAAQNVNNIIVELQSSAQESIQATTATGRMLVETLVQAEQAQTELNGALKEMNKANDSIQNIAAVAEEQAASSKEVATAIDSATKSTMETVETLSNIRRATEETAHAAQGVAEQSQAMSEHSQTLIDVLSRFTLHTTPPASGKMALKAPQKTLA from the coding sequence ATGTGGAGAAACTTAAAAATCGGTGGCAAATTATTGTTAGGATTCGGATTGGTGTTGATCGCTTTTCTGATTGCCATCCTCATAGCTTGGAAAGATATAAACGATGTTCGGAGCGACAGCAATTTCCTGGCGACCGCGGTTGTCCCCGCGATGGTGAAGACAACCAGTTTGGAACGGGATCTGTACGCGTTTTCTTTGCAGGTGATGCGAATGCGGTTCGAGGGTAGCGAGCAGTCAGTCGCGGACGTCAAAACGGGGCAGGCGAAGATACAAAAACTCCTCGATGAAATCTTCGGTTTTTCCGCTGCGCATCCGAATATCGAGGCTATGCGGCTCGTAACGGAGAAAGTTTTACCTCTTGCCGACAACTATTTGAAGATGCTCAAAAAAGCGATCTCCGCCTCAGCCAAAAAGAACGCCCTCTACTCCATCATGCAAAACTCTGGAGAAAGCATGTATGCCCTCATAAATGACGCCTTGAACGCGCTGTACACTGAAACGAGAGAAGAATTGCAGGCCCGGAACGCCGATAAGGCGGCCTCGCTTTTGGATCTGTCGCACGCGTGCGCGCAAACCATGGATAAAATTCAGAACCTACGGCGCGACATTCAGGTGGCCACGGCCACAGCGGACATTCAAAGCATAAACACGTCTATCGACACGATCAAAAGCATCACAAAAAATATCCAAACTCTGCAACTGGCCGCCCGCAGCCCTAACAGGCAGAAAATGCTGGATCAACTAAGCGCATCGGCCCAAAACTACCAGGACAGTTTACAAGTATATATAACGGCCTACACGGAGTTAATGGAACTTAATCGCGCCCGCGCGCCCCTAATGGATACCATGTACAGTGAAATGATGCAAACCACCGGCGCCGCTCGAAAGCTGGTGCAAGATATATCGAGCGCCAGCGCTAATTCTCTGAGCGCCTGCCTCATGGTCTTGCTCTCATCCGCTTGTGTAGCCGTCATCATAGGAATGCTGGCCGCGATCCTCATTTCTCGCAGCATCTCCAAGCCCTTGGACACCATCGTCAGGTTGGCGCGACGCGCTGGGGACGGTGACCTGACTATTGAAAAACAAGACTTTCAGTACAAGGGTAAGGACGAACTGGGAGGGTTAGTGGATGCTATCATTAATATGATCGCCACCCAGGAGACGAGTATGCACCAAGTGGTGGCCGTGGCGGACAGCCTTTCCCATAGCGCCAAAAACCTTTCCACCATTTCCCAGGAGACGAACGCCTCGATGGAGGAAGTTAAGGCTTCCATCGACCAAGTTTCCTCACTGGGCGAGAACAATGGAGCCGCCTTAGAGGAATGCAATGCGGGCGTTGGGGAGATGAGCGCCGGGGCCAATACCGTGGCCCAATCCGCCACCGACAGCGCCGCCTTCATCGCTCAGACCACGGACGCCTCCAACAAAGCTATCCAGACGGTGGATAACGTGATTGTAAGTATGCGTCACGTAGATGACAACTCTAAGGAGCGCGAGAAGAAGACGCGTCAATTGGTGGAGTCCGTGGAAAATGTGAGTAGCTTTGTTTCCGTCATCACCAGAATCGCGGACCAGACGAACCTGCTGGCTCTGAACGCGGCCATCGAGGCGGCACGAGTCGGTGAAATGGGGCGAGGGTTTGCCGTGGTGGCCGAGGAGGTGCGCAAGCTAGCGGAGGAGTCGGCACGGGCGGCCCAAAACGTGAACAATATCATCGTGGAACTTCAAAGCAGCGCCCAGGAGAGCATTCAAGCCACTACCGCAACGGGGCGCATGTTGGTCGAGACCCTGGTTCAGGCGGAACAAGCTCAAACAGAACTGAATGGGGCTCTCAAAGAAATGAACAAAGCCAACGACTCCATCCAAAACATCGCGGCTGTGGCAGAAGAACAGGCGGCCTCCAGTAAAGAGGTGGCCACGGCCATCGACAGCGCGACCAAGTCCACGATGGAAACGGTAGAGACGCTCTCGAATATCCGACGAGCCACGGAGGAAACGGCTCACGCTGCTCAGGGCGTAGCGGAACAATCTCAAGCCATGAGCGAGCACTCTCAGACGCTGATCGATGTTCTCTCTCGTTTCACCTTGCATACCACCCCTCCCGCTTCGGGAAAAATGGCCCTCAAAGCCCCCCAAAAGACCCTGGCGTGA
- a CDS encoding OmpH family outer membrane protein — protein MLKKSSLLSLLTALFLAGGFWVAGIAEAAATSTADTIGVIDSQQIISKHPSFENAAKQLQEIGRQKEGEAKAAADKEEQPAQKAQVVQAKRMELAREEQRLMEPILKQCQEAVRIVAKKKKVTVVLEKVSVYFGGMDITDDVIQQLQLMK, from the coding sequence ATGTTAAAAAAATCGAGTTTATTGAGCTTACTGACAGCGTTGTTTTTAGCGGGTGGGTTCTGGGTGGCAGGTATAGCGGAGGCGGCCGCAACCTCGACTGCGGACACCATTGGGGTTATTGATTCACAACAGATCATCTCCAAACACCCGTCCTTTGAAAACGCGGCGAAACAACTCCAGGAGATCGGCAGACAAAAGGAAGGCGAAGCCAAAGCCGCCGCGGACAAAGAAGAGCAACCCGCTCAGAAGGCTCAGGTCGTCCAAGCCAAGCGTATGGAATTGGCGAGGGAAGAACAGCGATTGATGGAGCCCATTCTAAAACAATGCCAGGAGGCGGTGCGCATCGTCGCTAAGAAAAAGAAGGTGACGGTCGTCTTAGAAAAAGTGTCCGTCTATTTTGGAGGAATGGACATCACAGATGATGTGATTCAACAGTTACAGTTGATGAAGTAG
- a CDS encoding DMT family transporter → MKQMKQTKQETNDHENSKEARQAFPVLSGLRLWIADGSLVACAALWGLGFVAMKDALVVYTTCWLLFFRFGGGALLTGVCFFRSIAGATQRDLRGGLVIGIFLFLGMSLQTWGLNYTTAGKQAFLTASYVMMVPLLLWGLRRAFPGWVVILGALICFAGMGLLTSDIVEPLNEGDVLTVISAVFFALQIIATGHYAAKGNPLVLTFVQFAVVAFLSFYSALLFEGPLELQGSRGLLEIVYVTVFCTFLCFLIQNVAQKITSPAHASILLGLESVFGALGGVLLLNEAFSLRMGVGCSLIFGAVLLIELAPLIFPEPLLVE, encoded by the coding sequence ATGAAACAAATGAAACAAACGAAACAAGAGACGAATGATCACGAAAATTCCAAAGAAGCGCGTCAGGCGTTTCCAGTTCTTTCTGGACTCAGGCTCTGGATCGCGGACGGGAGCCTGGTGGCCTGCGCGGCTCTCTGGGGCCTGGGGTTCGTGGCAATGAAGGATGCTCTTGTTGTTTACACCACCTGTTGGCTGCTCTTTTTTCGTTTTGGAGGCGGAGCTCTTCTGACGGGAGTATGTTTTTTCAGAAGTATTGCTGGAGCCACCCAAAGGGATTTGAGGGGCGGTCTTGTTATTGGAATTTTTCTGTTCTTGGGCATGAGTTTGCAAACTTGGGGCTTGAACTACACCACAGCGGGGAAGCAGGCTTTTCTCACCGCCAGTTATGTCATGATGGTGCCTCTGCTTCTCTGGGGGTTGCGCAGAGCTTTTCCCGGTTGGGTCGTCATCTTGGGGGCGCTCATTTGTTTCGCAGGCATGGGGCTTCTCACCTCGGACATAGTCGAACCGCTCAACGAAGGAGACGTTTTGACCGTGATCTCCGCCGTTTTCTTTGCCCTACAGATCATCGCCACTGGACATTACGCGGCCAAGGGGAACCCTTTGGTTCTCACTTTCGTTCAGTTCGCCGTTGTAGCCTTCTTATCCTTCTATTCAGCGCTCTTGTTTGAAGGGCCTCTCGAACTCCAGGGAAGCAGGGGGCTTCTGGAAATCGTCTATGTTACGGTTTTCTGCACCTTTCTCTGCTTCCTCATACAGAACGTCGCTCAAAAAATCACATCTCCCGCTCACGCGTCGATATTGCTGGGGCTGGAGTCGGTGTTTGGCGCGTTGGGCGGCGTCCTTCTCCTGAACGAGGCCTTTTCCCTCAGGATGGGCGTCGGTTGTTCGCTGATTTTCGGGGCTGTTCTTCTGATTGAACTCGCCCCGCTGATTTTCCCGGAGCCTCTTTTGGTGGAATGA
- a CDS encoding class I SAM-dependent methyltransferase: protein MSFIDFNKKMCKKIEPLFSNMQFSISGFYFNAVKNKLKDEQIVVDIGGGKKCIYSAERMSFKQNKIIVVDISEEEIQYNEDVDEKIVADVTKFIPLDDCSIDMVTSASVLEHLPNLAASIKEISRILKPNGYFISLLPNKFALFAIINQCLPHSLSKKILYKLRPESKGVGGFKAYYNLCFFKALNNVLRENGFDVQFCFSYHQSGYFSFFFPFFLISAIWDYMMCRLNIKNFCAYICFIAKKSSRQA from the coding sequence ATGAGTTTTATAGATTTTAACAAGAAAATGTGTAAAAAAATAGAGCCGCTTTTCTCCAATATGCAATTCAGTATTAGTGGTTTTTATTTCAACGCAGTAAAGAACAAATTGAAAGACGAGCAAATCGTTGTCGATATAGGCGGTGGGAAAAAGTGTATCTATTCCGCCGAGAGGATGTCTTTTAAACAAAACAAAATTATCGTTGTCGATATATCAGAAGAAGAAATACAATACAACGAAGACGTGGATGAGAAAATTGTGGCCGATGTCACGAAATTTATCCCGTTGGATGATTGTTCAATTGATATGGTGACGTCGGCTTCCGTCCTTGAACATCTTCCGAACTTGGCTGCTTCCATTAAAGAAATCAGTCGTATCTTAAAGCCGAATGGCTATTTCATCAGCCTCTTGCCGAACAAATTCGCGCTGTTCGCGATCATAAATCAATGTCTTCCGCACAGTTTATCGAAAAAGATTCTCTACAAATTACGCCCAGAATCAAAAGGTGTTGGGGGTTTCAAAGCATATTATAACCTCTGTTTTTTCAAAGCCTTGAATAACGTACTGCGGGAAAATGGCTTTGACGTTCAATTTTGTTTTAGCTATCATCAATCGGGCTATTTTTCATTTTTTTTCCCATTTTTTCTTATCAGTGCGATATGGGACTACATGATGTGTCGTCTAAACATCAAAAATTTCTGCGCGTACATATGTTTTATCGCAAAAAAAAGTTCTCGCCAGGCTTGA
- the def gene encoding peptide deformylase, translating to MSSQVLDPTDLQIRTYPDPVLKTPATPVESFGPELAAFVEEMLTTMKMNNGAGLAAPQVGVSKKIAVIGCEESFYVLINPRLLEQAGEQEGEEGCLSFPGIFATVKRPARVKVAAQDVMGEEHVYEVEGYPARAFLHEMDHLEGKLFIERLSALKRGMIRKKMYKRVQDENK from the coding sequence ATGAGCTCGCAAGTCTTGGACCCGACGGATCTGCAAATAAGAACGTACCCCGACCCTGTTTTAAAAACTCCCGCGACTCCCGTGGAGAGCTTCGGTCCGGAATTGGCCGCCTTCGTTGAGGAGATGCTTACGACAATGAAGATGAACAACGGAGCTGGACTGGCCGCGCCTCAGGTAGGTGTTTCAAAAAAAATAGCCGTCATCGGCTGCGAGGAATCGTTCTATGTATTGATTAACCCCAGGCTTTTGGAACAGGCGGGGGAACAGGAAGGGGAAGAAGGGTGCCTCAGTTTTCCTGGTATTTTCGCCACTGTGAAGCGCCCAGCCCGCGTCAAAGTCGCCGCCCAAGATGTCATGGGCGAAGAACACGTCTACGAGGTGGAGGGGTATCCGGCCCGCGCCTTTCTTCACGAGATGGACCATCTGGAGGGGAAGCTCTTCATCGAACGCCTCTCGGCCCTAAAACGAGGGATGATTCGTAAGAAAATGTATAAACGCGTTCAGGATGAGAATAAATAA
- a CDS encoding serine hydroxymethyltransferase, with translation MTDPEIYKVYVGERKRQEEGIELIASENVVHPAVLAAAGSVLTNKYAEGYPHARYYGGCEVVDEAEDLARERAKKLFGCDHVNVQPHSGSQANMAVYLTALQHGDTVLAMDLAHGGHLTHGSGVNFSGKLFNFVHYGVGKDTGRIDMNDVEKKALEHKPKMIVCGASAYPREIDAEAFRAVAEKVGALLMFDIAHIAGLVTAKLHKDPVPWCDFVTTTTHKTLRGPRGGMVMCKETYAKALDKTVFPGMQGGPLMHIIAAKAVAFKLALEPSFADYQKQIVANAKALAEALMGYGFNLVSGGTDNHMMLIDLRNKGLTGKVMEHALNESGLTVNKNAVPFDTERPMVTSGIRVGTPAVTTRGFREPEMKRIAAWIDRISKDVENKDLHRAVKDEIYELCQEFPVYPDLE, from the coding sequence ATGACGGACCCGGAAATCTACAAAGTGTACGTGGGCGAGCGTAAACGACAGGAAGAGGGAATCGAACTCATCGCGTCGGAAAACGTGGTGCATCCCGCTGTTCTTGCGGCCGCGGGGTCGGTGTTGACCAACAAGTATGCGGAGGGGTATCCCCACGCCCGTTATTACGGCGGCTGCGAGGTTGTCGATGAGGCGGAAGACCTGGCGCGAGAACGCGCCAAAAAGCTCTTCGGTTGCGATCATGTCAATGTTCAGCCTCATTCCGGGTCGCAAGCCAACATGGCCGTCTACCTCACTGCGCTACAGCACGGTGATACCGTCCTCGCCATGGACCTTGCGCATGGAGGACATTTGACGCACGGGTCGGGGGTCAATTTTTCGGGAAAGCTCTTCAATTTCGTTCACTATGGTGTTGGGAAAGATACTGGCCGGATCGACATGAACGATGTGGAGAAAAAAGCTCTGGAGCACAAGCCTAAGATGATCGTTTGCGGAGCCAGCGCTTATCCGCGGGAAATCGACGCGGAAGCGTTTCGCGCCGTGGCTGAAAAAGTAGGCGCGCTTTTGATGTTCGACATCGCGCACATTGCGGGATTGGTGACGGCGAAACTACACAAGGACCCTGTGCCCTGGTGCGATTTTGTAACGACGACAACGCACAAAACGTTGCGAGGGCCGCGCGGCGGCATGGTTATGTGTAAGGAAACATACGCAAAGGCATTGGATAAAACGGTGTTTCCTGGAATGCAGGGAGGGCCTTTGATGCATATCATCGCGGCAAAGGCCGTGGCTTTCAAACTGGCGTTGGAACCCTCTTTCGCGGACTATCAGAAGCAGATCGTGGCGAACGCAAAGGCTCTTGCGGAAGCGCTCATGGGGTACGGTTTCAATCTGGTATCGGGGGGAACGGACAACCACATGATGCTGATAGACCTGCGGAACAAGGGTTTGACGGGGAAGGTCATGGAGCACGCGTTGAATGAGTCAGGCCTGACAGTGAACAAAAACGCGGTACCCTTCGACACGGAGAGGCCGATGGTGACGAGCGGAATCCGCGTCGGAACGCCAGCGGTGACGACGCGGGGATTCCGGGAGCCGGAAATGAAGCGGATTGCCGCATGGATCGATCGCATTTCAAAGGACGTGGAGAACAAAGACCTGCATAGGGCGGTGAAGGACGAAATATACGAACTTTGCCAGGAATTTCCCGTTTACCCTGATCTCGAATAG
- a CDS encoding Cof-type HAD-IIB family hydrolase, whose translation MKLFITDIDDTLSVGETVSQEVRDACARLRAHGWEIMIATGRIFGTARGHMEAAGVTQPSILYDGARLMTPEGKEVCSSLFDLAIAEELLNFLWTFPAEIQVVGNETVRCRESDRETIRFYREAGVPVDFIASPSMKKVTKEATPSEPIYRIGLWLKFENLSAIEKKVKAAFGSRAEVISSGPKFLDILSKEVSKGSALKEFVATLPQRPEVIVAAGDHKNDLTMLSYADVAVVPSNASQEVLPLAHIVMPKAAQNGISALAEYLLSPGFSVSETRRGSPLVL comes from the coding sequence ATGAAATTATTTATCACGGATATCGACGACACGCTTTCAGTGGGCGAAACCGTTTCCCAGGAGGTTCGGGACGCCTGCGCGCGTCTCAGGGCCCACGGGTGGGAGATCATGATCGCCACAGGACGCATCTTCGGGACGGCTAGGGGGCACATGGAGGCCGCAGGCGTCACTCAGCCCTCCATTCTCTATGACGGGGCCCGCCTCATGACTCCAGAGGGGAAGGAGGTCTGTTCTTCGCTTTTCGACCTTGCCATTGCGGAGGAACTGCTAAATTTCCTATGGACGTTTCCGGCCGAGATCCAGGTGGTGGGGAACGAAACTGTGCGCTGCCGCGAGAGCGACCGGGAAACGATCCGCTTTTACCGGGAGGCAGGAGTTCCAGTGGATTTCATCGCGTCCCCTTCCATGAAAAAGGTCACGAAAGAGGCCACGCCCTCGGAACCCATCTATCGGATCGGCCTGTGGTTGAAGTTCGAGAACTTGTCCGCTATCGAGAAAAAAGTAAAAGCCGCCTTCGGTTCTCGCGCGGAGGTAATCTCCAGTGGACCGAAGTTTCTGGATATCCTATCCAAAGAGGTCTCTAAAGGCAGTGCGCTGAAAGAATTCGTCGCGACTTTGCCCCAGCGCCCTGAGGTGATCGTGGCGGCGGGGGATCACAAGAACGACCTGACGATGCTGAGTTACGCGGACGTTGCCGTCGTCCCCAGCAATGCCTCCCAGGAGGTGCTGCCCTTGGCTCATATCGTCATGCCCAAGGCCGCCCAAAACGGAATAAGCGCTCTGGCGGAGTACCTTCTTTCGCCTGGTTTTTCCGTATCGGAAACCCGAAGAGGCTCCCCATTAGTTCTTTAA
- a CDS encoding pyridoxal phosphate-dependent aminotransferase gives MAGYRLPVSRMRAAMQIGGIREIMNKAGVLDRAGKKVIHMEIGRPDYDSPLCAKEAAKKALDEGWVHYTDTAGTPELRRAIADAVKRDQGIGVDPDREIVVTLGAVEALAVTFFTLLEPGDEVIVPAPFFPAYADQIALAGGVLREVPCRFENGFRLEPADLEAAITPKTRMLLINSPNNPSGAVMTRSELSDISALARKYDILVVSDECYEKFLYEGEHVSIASLPNMRERTIMINSASKTFSMTGWRVGWLILPPEVKPYAAKSHQNFTSCATSFAQIGVAEALYNAGEDVKRMIEGYKERRDTIVARLRNIDGFEIQAPAGAFYVLPRVSELTSRLGLDTTKFAAWLLDKAGVAAVPGDVFHAQGNFLRMAYCRPLEEIHEAMDKIEAVVKKHL, from the coding sequence ATGGCCGGTTATCGTTTGCCCGTTTCGCGTATGCGCGCGGCTATGCAGATCGGGGGAATACGCGAAATCATGAATAAAGCGGGTGTACTTGACCGCGCGGGGAAAAAAGTGATCCATATGGAAATTGGGCGGCCAGACTACGATTCTCCCTTATGCGCGAAAGAAGCCGCTAAAAAAGCCCTCGACGAAGGGTGGGTGCATTACACGGATACGGCAGGGACTCCAGAACTACGGCGCGCCATTGCGGACGCGGTGAAACGCGACCAGGGGATTGGCGTCGACCCGGACCGTGAAATCGTGGTTACGCTCGGTGCCGTCGAGGCCTTGGCGGTAACGTTTTTTACGCTTTTGGAGCCTGGTGACGAGGTTATTGTTCCGGCGCCTTTTTTCCCAGCGTATGCCGACCAAATTGCCCTCGCCGGCGGAGTTCTCCGAGAGGTTCCCTGCCGGTTCGAAAACGGCTTTCGCTTGGAGCCCGCGGACCTCGAAGCGGCAATCACGCCCAAAACGCGCATGTTGTTGATCAATTCGCCCAACAATCCCTCAGGCGCCGTGATGACCAGAAGCGAACTCTCGGATATTTCCGCTCTGGCCCGGAAGTACGATATCTTAGTTGTAAGCGATGAATGTTACGAAAAATTTTTGTACGAAGGAGAGCACGTTTCCATCGCGTCGCTGCCGAACATGCGAGAAAGGACGATCATGATCAACTCGGCCTCCAAAACTTTCTCGATGACAGGTTGGCGAGTGGGATGGCTCATATTGCCGCCTGAAGTAAAGCCTTACGCGGCCAAAAGTCACCAAAACTTTACGAGCTGCGCGACGTCTTTCGCTCAAATCGGCGTGGCTGAAGCCTTGTACAATGCTGGGGAGGATGTAAAACGAATGATCGAGGGCTATAAAGAGCGCCGTGACACGATTGTCGCTCGTCTGCGGAATATAGACGGTTTTGAAATCCAAGCGCCTGCTGGGGCGTTTTACGTTTTGCCGCGAGTATCGGAGCTGACGTCCCGCCTAGGGCTCGATACGACGAAATTCGCGGCGTGGCTTCTCGATAAAGCCGGTGTTGCCGCTGTTCCTGGCGACGTTTTTCACGCTCAAGGAAACTTTCTGCGCATGGCGTATTGCCGTCCGCTTGAAGAGATTCACGAAGCAATGGATAAAATCGAGGCGGTCGTAAAAAAACACCTCTGA